One stretch of Danio rerio strain Tuebingen ecotype United States chromosome 6, GRCz12tu, whole genome shotgun sequence DNA includes these proteins:
- the asip1 gene encoding agouti signaling protein 1 isoform X1, whose product MGSFGFECTVKEDIKKRRGCQKKEGEHVCCVTVHTHMPMEEQHSSNQSNSNLLANNQTDAPPVLIIGLSKTPKKSKKSEKKPKKKFPNKVKRPPPPPNCVPLWASCKSPNAVCCDQCAFCHCRLLKTVCYCRMGYPKC is encoded by the exons ATGGGTAGTTTCGGTTTTGAATGCACCGTGAAAGAGGATATAAAGAAAAGACGAGGTTGTCAGAAAAAGGAGGGTGAGCATG TCTGCTGTGTCACggtgcacacacacatgccaatGGAGGAACAGCACAGCTCCAACCAAAGCAACAGCAACTTACTAGCAAACAACCAAACAGATGCACCTCCTGTGCTCATAATCG GGCTTTCAAAAACACCCAAGAAGAGCAAGAAATCAGAAAAGAAGCCAAAAAAG AAATTCCCCAATAAAGTGAAGAGACCCCCGCCTCCGCCGAACTGTGTGCCCCTGTGGGCGAGCTGCAAGAGCCCGAACGCGGTGTGCTGCGATCAGTGCGCTTTCTGCCACTGCCGCCTGCTCAAAACAGTCTGCTACTGCCGCATGGGATACCCCAAATGCTGA
- the asip1 gene encoding agouti signaling protein 1 isoform X2, giving the protein MSPSLWLCCVLLCLVCCVTVHTHMPMEEQHSSNQSNSNLLANNQTDAPPVLIIGLSKTPKKSKKSEKKPKKKFPNKVKRPPPPPNCVPLWASCKSPNAVCCDQCAFCHCRLLKTVCYCRMGYPKC; this is encoded by the exons ATGAGTCCGTCATTGTGGCTGTGCTGTGTGCTGCTCTGTTTAGTCTGCTGTGTCACggtgcacacacacatgccaatGGAGGAACAGCACAGCTCCAACCAAAGCAACAGCAACTTACTAGCAAACAACCAAACAGATGCACCTCCTGTGCTCATAATCG GGCTTTCAAAAACACCCAAGAAGAGCAAGAAATCAGAAAAGAAGCCAAAAAAG AAATTCCCCAATAAAGTGAAGAGACCCCCGCCTCCGCCGAACTGTGTGCCCCTGTGGGCGAGCTGCAAGAGCCCGAACGCGGTGTGCTGCGATCAGTGCGCTTTCTGCCACTGCCGCCTGCTCAAAACAGTCTGCTACTGCCGCATGGGATACCCCAAATGCTGA
- the asip1 gene encoding agouti signaling protein 1 isoform X3, whose protein sequence is MPMEEQHSSNQSNSNLLANNQTDAPPVLIIGLSKTPKKSKKSEKKPKKKFPNKVKRPPPPPNCVPLWASCKSPNAVCCDQCAFCHCRLLKTVCYCRMGYPKC, encoded by the exons atgccaatGGAGGAACAGCACAGCTCCAACCAAAGCAACAGCAACTTACTAGCAAACAACCAAACAGATGCACCTCCTGTGCTCATAATCG GGCTTTCAAAAACACCCAAGAAGAGCAAGAAATCAGAAAAGAAGCCAAAAAAG AAATTCCCCAATAAAGTGAAGAGACCCCCGCCTCCGCCGAACTGTGTGCCCCTGTGGGCGAGCTGCAAGAGCCCGAACGCGGTGTGCTGCGATCAGTGCGCTTTCTGCCACTGCCGCCTGCTCAAAACAGTCTGCTACTGCCGCATGGGATACCCCAAATGCTGA